DNA sequence from the Glycine soja cultivar W05 chromosome 18, ASM419377v2, whole genome shotgun sequence genome:
TATCTATGGTGGATTTGACAATTCAAGTACTCTTTTCAGTTTGCAAAATCTCCAGATACTGAATTTGTCTGCTAATAACTTCAGTTCTGAGATACCATCCGGTTTCAACAAGTTGAAGAACTTAACATATATGAATTTGTCTCATGCTGGCTTTGTGGGGCAGATTCCAACAGAGATTTCTTCCCTGACAAGGTTGGTTACTCTTGATATCTCTTCTCTTTCCTATTTATATGGGCAACCACTGAAACTTGAAAAATTAGATCTGCATATGCTTGTCCAAAACCTCACCATGCTTAGACAATTCTATATGGATGGTGTAAGTGTATCAGCTCAACGAAATAAATGGAGCAATGCTTTGTTGCCCCTAGTTAGCCTGCAGGAGCTGAGCATGTCAAACTGCAATCTTTCTGGACCCCTTGATCCTTCCCTGACAACACATCCGAATCTATTAATCATTCGTCTTGATCAGAACAATTTCTCATCCCCAGTGCCAGaaacctttgctaattttcCAAATTTAACCACCCTTCACCTTAGTTCTTGTGAATTGACTGGAACATTTCCAGAGAAAATCTTTCAGATAGCAACATTGTCTGTTGTAGACTTATCATTCAATGAGGATCTTTATGGATCTTTGCCTGAATTTCCACTGAATGCTCCTCTTCACACATTGATTGTAAGTCACACAAGGTTCTCAAGAGCATTACCGGCTTCTATAAGTAATCTTGGGCAGTTATCCATCTTGGATATTTGTAATTGCAGTTTTAACGGAACACTACCCAGTTCAATGTCAAGACTCAGGGAACTCACTTATCTGGATTTGTCATTTAATGACTTTACTGGTCCAATTCCATCCCTGAATATGTCCAAGAATCTTACGCATTTAGACTTCTCACGCAATGGTTTCACAGGTTCaatcacatcttatcattttgACGGCCTAAGACATCTGCTCCAAATTGATTTGCAGGACAACTTCCTCGATGGAAACCTtccttcctctcttttttctctcccaCTGCTACGAAGTATTCGACTTTCCAACAACAATTTCCAGGATCAACtgaataaattttcaaatatgtcTTCCTCCAAGTTAGAGATCCTTGATTTAAGTGGAAATGATTTAAACGGGTCCATTCCTACAGATATTTTTCAACTCAGATCACTTGTTGTCCTTGAACTATCTTCAAACAAGTTAAATGGCACATTGAAGCTAGATGTGATTCATAGACTTGCAAATCTAACTACACTGGGACTTTCACACAACCATTTGTCAATAGACACAAATTTTGCAGATGTTGGCCTAATATCTTCCATCCCCAATATGAAAATTGTACAGTTGGCCTCCTGCAACCTGACAGAGTTCCCTAGTTTCTTGAGAAACCAAtcaaaaataacaactttagACCTCTCAAGCAACAATATTCAAGGATCTATACCAACATGGATTTGGCAACTTAACGCTCTGGTTCAATTAAATCTTTCTCACAATTTACTCAGCAATTTAGAAGGACCTGTGCAGAACTCTAGTTCCAATTTGAGTCTCCTTGACCTTCATGATAATCACCTCCAAGGGAAGCTTCAAATATTTCCGGTGCATGCCACTTATTTGGACTATTCAAGCAATAACTTCAGTTTCACTATTCCATCAGATATTGGTAATTTTCTGTCTTACACAATTTTCCTGTCTCTTTCCAAAAACAATTTATCTGGGAATATTCCACAATCCTTGTGCAATAGTTCAAATATGCTAGTTCTGGATTTTTCCTATAATCACTTGAATGGGAAAATTCCAGAGTGCTTAACACAGAGTGAGAGACTTGTGGTATTAAATCTGCAACATAACAAGTTCCATGGCAGCATTCCAGACAAATTTCCAGTATCTTGTGTTCTAAGGACTCTGGATCTTAATAGTAATCTATTGTGGGGCTCAATTCCCAAATCTCTTGCAAATTGCACATCATTAGAGGTGTTGGATCTTGGTAACAATCAGGTAGATGATGGATTTCCATGTTTCTTAAAGACAATATCCACACTCCGTGTCATGGTTTTGAGGGGAAACAAATTCCATGGTCACGTTGGATGTCCTTATTCTAATAGTACTTGGTATATGCTTCAAATTGTGGACTTGTCATTCAACAATTTCAGTGGTGTACTTCCAAACAACTGCTTCAAAACTTGGAAGGCAATGATgcttgatgaagatgatgatggatCAGAGTTCAATCACATTGCATCTCAAGTCCTTAAGTTTGGTGGTATATATTATCAGGATTCTGTGACACTTACAAGCAAAGGTTTACAGATGGAGTTTGTTAAAATCCTTACTGTCTTCACATCTCTTGACTTCTCATCCAACAATTTTGAAGGAACAATACCAGAAGAGCTTATGAATTTTACAAGACTTAATTTGCTCAACTTGTCAGATAATGCTTTAGCAGGCCATATCCCTTCATCTATAGGGAATTTAAAACAGCTTGAATCATTGGACCTGTCAAGCAACCATTTTGATGGAGAAATTCCCACACAGCTTGCAAATTTAAATTTCCTCTCGTACCTAGACCTTTCCTCTAATCGTCTGGTGGGAAAAATCCCCGTAGGTAACCAGCTTCAAACATTTGATGCATCTTCCTTTGTTGGTAATGCAGAATTGTGTGGAGTACCTTTGCCTAAAAAGTGCTCTGATAcgaaaaatgcaaaagaaataccTAAAACAGTTTCTGGAGTTAAATTTGACTGGACTTATGTATCAATTGGATTGGGTTTTGGGGTTGGAGCAGGATTGGTTGTAGCTCCAGCATTGTTTTTGGAGAGACTGAAAAAATGGAGCAAccataaaattgataaaattctCCTTGTCATTCTTCcaatgtttggtttgacttggATACCTACTGATGATGATGAAGCAGAGGAAGATACTGAAGAAAATAACTCGGACATGGAAGAGGAGTGGGATTACAATGAGGATCAAAATAGTTTGGTCCATCAAAGGTTTCAAGGGTGGTATTGCGTCTTGTGTTCAAAGCTTGATATCAGTAAGAAGAAGGTAATTCATGACCCAAGGTGTACATGTTACCCCTCACCACCCATTTCAACATCAACTTATCCGGATTCATATTcttatcattcacatacatgaTGAAAACATGGTCatatgtttcttttgtttttccttcattCTTTGTTCAGATTACATATATGTACCTCTCTGATTGTTCCCTTTATTCTTTGTTTtccctttattattttttctattttgcatGCACTTACACATAGAAAATAAACCCAAGGGTggcaaaatattatctaaagtgttataaagagaaaaaaaaacataagttgcaaaactaaaaacaaaacaataaaaaaaccaaaacaagACTAAATTACTTAATTGTAAgtactaaaaagatatttaaaaattatgattttacacAATTGCACGCACTTGTTACAGCTATTGTCTCGTGGGAAAAAGATTACATAATTAAAGAGTGCAAAAAATAAGTACATGGAAGCATTGATGGAGCAAAAGTCGTGGTTATATTTTAAGATCTTAGAGGTTTTAGAGGGTAAAAGTGAGTGGTGTGGTTAGTTCAGCAAACAGAGGATGTTACCCTAAAACTATTACTAGAATCGAATAAAGGGTTTCGGCATTGTGAAGATTAGGTGCACAATTGGAGATTAGTGCGTCACAACCAGGTAAGCTACACAATTGCATCCTTGTTTTAGTGTCCTAAATTAAATGCACTACTAATTTTTTCCTTGCTCCAAATCGAAgtataaaaaatgcaaaatagcTAGTATAGATAGATGTGTTTGTGCAACCAAAATAATAAAGCAGATGTGTTTGCAACGAGGAACAAATCCTTAGCATACAAATCTATAAAGGTTAGGATTAGAAATTTAATCTCAGATgacataattttatgatttaatccTAATCATCCATGAGTGTTTGTATTGTTTAGATTTGTTGTTCTCACCCTTTGTTATaaaaacttgttttacttgataCACTCCTATACATGGGGAGCTtatgactatttttttattgtgagaAAGGATAACTATAAATATAGATCATTCAATcatatttgaatgattttttaaaaaatacccaTGACTTTTTGAAGTGGTtatgtgacaattaatttttaatcttgaccatttgattatatgatataaatttatAGTTCTCATGCACATTCATATATAAGAGGAgagtcatttttatttaataaatctcctgtatgtatat
Encoded proteins:
- the LOC114394796 gene encoding receptor-like protein 7, giving the protein MRIPHVPFLSFIFCYCFLIHHSVYYTGVKAQIVEDQQQSLLKLKNSLKFKTNKSTKLVSWNSSIDFCEWRGVACDEDGQVTGLDLSGESIYGGFDNSSTLFSLQNLQILNLSANNFSSEIPSGFNKLKNLTYMNLSHAGFVGQIPTEISSLTRLVTLDISSLSYLYGQPLKLEKLDLHMLVQNLTMLRQFYMDGVSVSAQRNKWSNALLPLVSLQELSMSNCNLSGPLDPSLTTHPNLLIIRLDQNNFSSPVPETFANFPNLTTLHLSSCELTGTFPEKIFQIATLSVVDLSFNEDLYGSLPEFPLNAPLHTLIVSHTRFSRALPASISNLGQLSILDICNCSFNGTLPSSMSRLRELTYLDLSFNDFTGPIPSLNMSKNLTHLDFSRNGFTGSITSYHFDGLRHLLQIDLQDNFLDGNLPSSLFSLPLLRSIRLSNNNFQDQLNKFSNMSSSKLEILDLSGNDLNGSIPTDIFQLRSLVVLELSSNKLNGTLKLDVIHRLANLTTLGLSHNHLSIDTNFADVGLISSIPNMKIVQLASCNLTEFPSFLRNQSKITTLDLSSNNIQGSIPTWIWQLNALVQLNLSHNLLSNLEGPVQNSSSNLSLLDLHDNHLQGKLQIFPVHATYLDYSSNNFSFTIPSDIGNFLSYTIFLSLSKNNLSGNIPQSLCNSSNMLVLDFSYNHLNGKIPECLTQSERLVVLNLQHNKFHGSIPDKFPVSCVLRTLDLNSNLLWGSIPKSLANCTSLEVLDLGNNQVDDGFPCFLKTISTLRVMVLRGNKFHGHVGCPYSNSTWYMLQIVDLSFNNFSGVLPNNCFKTWKAMMLDEDDDGSEFNHIASQVLKFGGIYYQDSVTLTSKGLQMEFVKILTVFTSLDFSSNNFEGTIPEELMNFTRLNLLNLSDNALAGHIPSSIGNLKQLESLDLSSNHFDGEIPTQLANLNFLSYLDLSSNRLVGKIPVGNQLQTFDASSFVGNAELCGVPLPKKCSDTKNAKEIPKTVSGVKFDWTYVSIGLGFGVGAGLVVAPALFLERLKKWSNHKIDKILLVILPMFGLTWIPTDDDEAEEDTEENNSDMEEEWDYNEDQNSLVHQRFQGWYCVLCSKLDISKKKVIHDPRCTCYPSPPISTSTYPDSYSYHSHT